From a region of the uncultured Desulfatiglans sp. genome:
- a CDS encoding Extracellular ligand-binding receptor, translated as MKGMKGTATWFMGCLVLAAWLIAGYPGQAAAADPLKVGVVLPLTGKLAKFGEIEQKSFLIAAEEINAAGGINGRPVQLIIEDTTGKPDVGRSAIEKLISKDQVLVVGGGYSSSVTWASVAVAQQRKVPFLVNTGSADNITEQGWEYIFRLNPPVSEYPQALHSFLKEKAQVKTVAILHENTLFGQSGSKEFMEQCKDFGLEVLMKEGYEAGAVDFKPLLVKVKAQDPDLVYMISYVMDAALLMRQAKELNLNPRLFVGGGAGFTLPEFQANAGEASEFVFSATLWTPSVPYPGARQYYEKFLDKYGTPTEYHGAEAYAAMYVIADALKRAATFTPEGVRAALAETDMMTVFGPVKFISYGKMTQQNKLPTFLVQWSQGKLETVWPKEVATAEPVYPFPRWDKR; from the coding sequence ATGAAGGGGATGAAAGGCACTGCTACGTGGTTTATGGGTTGTCTGGTTCTCGCTGCCTGGTTGATTGCCGGGTATCCCGGGCAAGCCGCCGCCGCGGATCCGCTCAAGGTGGGGGTCGTTCTACCCCTGACCGGCAAGCTCGCCAAATTCGGCGAGATAGAACAGAAATCCTTCCTGATCGCGGCCGAGGAGATCAACGCCGCCGGCGGGATAAACGGCAGGCCGGTCCAGTTGATCATCGAGGACACCACGGGAAAGCCCGATGTCGGCCGATCCGCCATCGAAAAGCTCATCTCCAAAGACCAGGTGCTCGTGGTTGGGGGCGGCTATTCGAGTTCGGTGACCTGGGCCTCCGTCGCTGTCGCGCAGCAGCGGAAGGTCCCCTTTCTCGTGAACACCGGCTCGGCCGACAACATCACGGAGCAGGGCTGGGAATACATCTTCCGCCTCAATCCCCCGGTAAGCGAATATCCGCAGGCCCTCCACTCTTTCCTCAAGGAGAAGGCACAGGTCAAAACGGTGGCGATCCTGCACGAGAACACGCTTTTTGGCCAGTCCGGCTCCAAGGAGTTCATGGAACAGTGCAAGGATTTCGGTCTGGAGGTTCTGATGAAGGAGGGGTACGAGGCCGGCGCGGTGGATTTCAAACCCCTCCTCGTCAAGGTCAAGGCGCAGGATCCGGACCTGGTCTACATGATATCCTACGTCATGGATGCCGCCCTTCTCATGCGCCAGGCCAAGGAGCTGAACCTGAATCCACGGCTCTTCGTCGGCGGGGGGGCGGGATTCACCCTCCCGGAGTTTCAGGCCAATGCCGGTGAAGCCTCCGAATTCGTCTTTTCAGCCACCCTGTGGACCCCTTCGGTACCCTACCCCGGCGCGCGCCAATATTACGAGAAGTTCCTCGACAAGTACGGGACGCCGACCGAGTATCATGGGGCCGAGGCCTATGCCGCCATGTACGTGATCGCCGATGCGCTCAAACGCGCCGCGACCTTCACGCCTGAAGGCGTTCGGGCGGCGCTGGCCGAAACAGACATGATGACCGTGTTCGGCCCGGTCAAGTTCATCTCCTACGGCAAGATGACCCAGCAAAACAAGCTTCCTACCTTCCTGGTCCAATGGAGCCAGGGTAAACTCGAAACCGTCTGGCCCAAAGAGGTGGCCACCGCCGAGCCTGTCTATCCGTTCCCCAGATGGGATAAGCGTTGA
- a CDS encoding hypothetical protein (Evidence 5 : Unknown function), with protein MDRAGERVGRKTVAHGEGARLRVEAAERFLTDVIVHLFLVRYFLQMPSLHPFPLF; from the coding sequence TTGGATCGAGCGGGCGAGCGTGTCGGTCGAAAAACCGTAGCTCATGGTGAAGGGGCCCGGCTCAGGGTCGAAGCGGCTGAGCGGTTCCTCACGGATGTCATAGTGCATCTTTTTTTGGTCAGATACTTTCTCCAGATGCCTTCCTTGCATCCCTTCCCTCTTTTTTAA
- a CDS encoding conserved hypothetical protein (Evidence 4 : Unknown function but conserved in other organisms), with protein MQGRHLEKVSDQKKMHYDIREEPLSRFDPEPGPFTMSYGFSTDTLARSIQAVGMIQPPLVLESSSGPWPIVCGFRRIMAARRLGLSSILCRVAQPEKRTTIDWVSISLYDNLGTRGFNPVEAGMALARLALHRPIEDLRRTYAPLLGLPPRTDTVQSYIAMASALEPPLKDSLASGVLSVHAARVLLDRSAEERSAIHDLITILNLSFNNQIQLIDLINDIMRIESIEIGDLLGVKALGGILKDTSFNGPQRGKAALAYLKERRSPRFAAAAHAFHRKIARLSLPKGARLQAPPFFEEEVLRLELVFKNGRELLKMLRDIQGIERLEELRLPSWKEML; from the coding sequence ATGCAAGGAAGGCATCTGGAGAAAGTATCTGACCAAAAAAAGATGCACTATGACATCCGTGAGGAACCGCTCAGCCGCTTCGACCCTGAGCCGGGCCCCTTCACCATGAGCTACGGTTTTTCGACCGACACGCTCGCCCGCTCGATCCAAGCCGTTGGCATGATCCAGCCGCCGCTCGTCCTGGAATCGTCATCCGGGCCGTGGCCGATCGTTTGCGGGTTCAGGCGGATCATGGCCGCGCGCCGCCTGGGTCTTTCCTCGATCCTTTGCCGAGTTGCGCAGCCCGAGAAACGGACCACGATCGATTGGGTGTCGATCAGCCTTTACGACAACCTTGGCACACGGGGCTTCAACCCGGTGGAGGCGGGGATGGCCCTCGCGCGCCTCGCCTTGCATCGGCCGATCGAGGACCTGCGCCGGACCTATGCGCCTCTTTTGGGGCTCCCCCCCCGCACGGACACGGTTCAATCCTATATCGCGATGGCCTCGGCGCTGGAACCGCCCTTGAAGGATTCGCTCGCGAGCGGCGTCCTCTCCGTTCATGCTGCTCGAGTCCTGCTCGACCGCAGTGCTGAGGAGCGTTCGGCGATCCACGACCTCATCACGATACTAAACCTTAGCTTCAACAATCAAATACAATTAATTGATCTTATAAATGATATAATGCGAATAGAGTCTATTGAGATCGGGGATCTTCTTGGAGTGAAGGCCCTTGGAGGGATCCTCAAGGACACTTCCTTCAATGGGCCGCAGCGTGGAAAGGCTGCGCTTGCCTATCTCAAGGAGAGGCGCAGTCCGAGGTTTGCAGCCGCTGCCCATGCCTTCCATCGGAAGATCGCCAGGCTGTCCCTCCCGAAAGGGGCGCGTCTTCAAGCCCCGCCGTTTTTCGAGGAGGAGGTTCTGCGCCTCGAACTCGTGTTTAAAAACGGGCGCGAACTGCTCAAAATGCTCCGGGATATCCAGGGAATCGAGCGGCTGGAGGAACTTCGGCTCCCCTCCTGGAAGGAGATGTTATGA
- a CDS encoding hypothetical protein (Evidence 5 : Unknown function), whose translation MVRFSGCATRQRIEERPRRRAAMIRLNPQTIGHGPDDDSRTSGGWIMPTAWIERASVSVEKP comes from the coding sequence GTGGTCCGTTTCTCGGGCTGCGCAACTCGGCAAAGGATCGAGGAAAGACCCAGGCGGCGCGCGGCCATGATCCGCCTGAACCCGCAAACGATCGGCCACGGCCCGGATGACGATTCCAGGACGAGCGGCGGCTGGATCATGCCAACGGCTTGGATCGAGCGGGCGAGCGTGTCGGTCGAAAAACCGTAG